The following coding sequences are from one Portunus trituberculatus isolate SZX2019 chromosome 32, ASM1759143v1, whole genome shotgun sequence window:
- the LOC123512048 gene encoding uncharacterized protein LOC123512048, giving the protein MADQVMTWDQVNQHLGLVLPEGLNQDAWRTFVMELFRQVLSIEEQNRRNYKPRAWDFCVLHSCHPRDVATAKNFKRLLTTSLGLFGITLGEINFGERTLDAAEAMVEGSTKVFVLATRQLSRVDMPRLVYQEVLMEELLQERWRDRMVPLVVQGNSRIPFGLRNIRPLPLLDDPATAEMVSSFISVETQMEVRARRRRSEEIFNNELRRQRARRLEEIRETVTELRHRFGDDYDPTAQLDQMTEALRHITVSDVPGVDQQVNLSNCNNVTVGPSIHFVVRCDDSTTPPYPDSPSTSRHTASTSANHPSTTAATTDATSTDFEFCSEDLTESTYTASVTSP; this is encoded by the exons ATGGCGGATCAGGTGATGACTTGGGACCAGGTCAACCAGCACTTGGGTCTTGTTTTACCTGAGGGACTCAATCAAGACGCCTGGAGGACCTTTGTTATGGAGCTGTTCCGCCAG GTGTTGTCGATAGAAGAGCAGAACAGGAGGAACTACAAGCCAAGAGCGTGGGATTTCTGTGTCCTGCACTCGTGCCACCCCAGGGACGTAGCCACAGCCAAGAACTTCAAGCGACTTCTCACCACCTCTCTGGGTCTcttcg GAATCACTCTCGGAGAAATTAACTTCGGGGAGCGCACCCTGGACGCGGCTGAGGCGATGGTAGAGGGCAGCACTAAGGTCTTCGTGCTCGCCACCAGACAATTGAGCCGCGTCGACATGCCCAGGCTAGTctaccag GAGGTGCTGATGGAGGAGCTGCTGCAGGAGAGGTGGCGCGACAGGATGGTGCCCCTAGTGGTGCAAGGAAACTCTAGGATTCCCTTTGGCTTGAGGAACATTAGACCCTTACCATTGCTAGATGACCCCGCTACTGCTGAGATG GTAAGCAGCTTCATCTCCGTAGAAACACAGATGGAGGTGCGAGCGAGGAGGCGAAGGAGTGAGGAAATATTCAACAACGAACTAAGACGCCAGAGAGCCAGACGCCTGGAGGAGATCAGGGAGACGGTGACAGAGCTGAGGCATAGATTTGGCGATGATTACGACCCAACTGCACAGCTTGACCAG ATGACTGAGGCACTGCGCCACATCACCGTGTCTGACGTGCCGGGGGTGGACCAACAAGTCAACCTCAGCAACTGCAACAACGTCACAGTGGGGCCTTCCATCCACTTCGTTGTGAGATGTGAcgactccaccactccaccgtACCCCGACAGCCCCTCCACCAGCCGCCACACAGCCTCCACCAGTGCCAACCACCCCTCCACTACTGCCGCTACTACGGACGCTACTAGTACAGATTTTGAGTTTTGTTCCGAAGACTTGACTGAATCTACCTACACTGCCTCCGTCACTTCaccttag